In the Rhipicephalus sanguineus isolate Rsan-2018 unplaced genomic scaffold, BIME_Rsan_1.4 Seq585, whole genome shotgun sequence genome, one interval contains:
- the LOC119377851 gene encoding cAMP-responsive element-binding protein-like 2, with the protein MQMETDEYEFHYVKKESAEEEGRGGRRGRRSSGSSVGTSASGGGGRSSSGGSGSGSKRCDMRAKLERSRQSARECRARKKLRYQYLEELVADREKAVLVLRHELDMYRQYFKEMDQGNIPEAVLEILEKEQEEREQQIPQQE; encoded by the exons ATGCAGATGGAAACGGACGAATACGAGTTCCACTACGTTAAAAAG GAGAGTGCAGAGGAGGAGGGCCGCGGCGGAAGACGGGGTCGGCGCAGTTCGGGCAGCTCTGTTGGCACTTCGGCGTCAGGCGGAGGAGggcgcagcagcagcggcggcagtGGCAGTGGAAGCAAGCGGTGTGATATGCGAGCCAAGCTGGAGCGCAGCCGACAGAGTGCGCGCGAGTGCCGGGCACGCAAGAAGCTGCGCTACCAGTACCTTGAGGAATTGGTGGCCGATCGAGAGAAGGCCGTGCTGGTGCTGCGCCACGAGCTCGACATG TACCGACAGTACTTCAAGGAGATGGACCAGGGCAACATTCCTGAGGCTGTGCTCGAAATCCTAGAGAAGGAGCAAGAAGAGCGCGAGCAGCAAATCcctcaacaagagtga